A genome region from Arthrobacter agilis includes the following:
- a CDS encoding DUF1059 domain-containing protein, whose amino-acid sequence MKAFACGDVVPGCDARWVCSSEDEILASVGAHAASAHGLTDLPPDLVGAVRSSIVAA is encoded by the coding sequence ATGAAGGCCTTTGCATGCGGGGACGTCGTACCGGGCTGTGACGCCCGCTGGGTGTGCTCCTCCGAGGACGAGATCCTCGCCTCCGTGGGCGCGCACGCCGCCTCCGCCCACGGCCTGACGGACCTTCCACCCGACCTCGTCGGCGCGGTCCGCAGCAGCATCGTCGCGGCCTGA
- a CDS encoding EAL domain-containing protein — MQAPGQDDGAAELARACTGEGVASAYQPIVDTARGTVVGYEALARFPGFEEQDPEVWFARARRAGCAAELEAAALRAAFAHRRSLPPNCFLTVNVSPHLLSSSSVQDVWAEQGHLGGVIVELTEQTPIDSYLDLEPHLDSLRAAGALIAVDDAGSGYAGLQHLLALRPALIKVDRELVRDIDVDEAKRALIEMLGLFASRVDAWILAEGIERVEELDALAALGVPLVQGYLVGRPAPPWGQLDVDLALRLSARSSTAPASTVRGVVEPATTAASPRSAAELFVADPFLTDVVLLDGRRPVAVLTEEAARLEVVDPGLVVNVDTPVDEALTRSITRDRSTRFAPLLVTDNAGRFVGIARMERLIGRIAGQATPSA, encoded by the coding sequence GTGCAGGCACCGGGTCAGGACGACGGGGCCGCCGAGCTGGCCCGGGCCTGCACGGGTGAGGGCGTGGCCTCCGCCTACCAGCCGATCGTCGACACGGCGCGCGGCACGGTGGTGGGCTACGAGGCGCTCGCCCGTTTCCCGGGCTTCGAGGAGCAGGATCCCGAGGTGTGGTTCGCCCGGGCACGCCGGGCCGGCTGCGCCGCCGAGCTCGAGGCCGCTGCCCTGCGCGCCGCGTTCGCGCATCGCCGCAGCCTGCCGCCGAACTGCTTCCTGACCGTCAACGTGTCGCCGCACCTGCTGTCGTCGTCCTCCGTGCAGGACGTGTGGGCCGAGCAGGGACACCTCGGCGGCGTGATCGTGGAGCTCACCGAGCAGACGCCCATCGACTCGTACCTCGATCTCGAACCGCATCTGGACTCCCTGCGCGCCGCCGGGGCCCTGATCGCCGTCGACGACGCCGGATCCGGGTATGCGGGGCTGCAGCACCTGCTCGCGCTCCGGCCCGCCTTGATCAAGGTGGACCGTGAGCTGGTGCGCGATATCGACGTCGACGAGGCCAAACGCGCACTGATCGAGATGCTCGGGCTGTTCGCGAGCCGGGTCGACGCCTGGATCCTCGCGGAGGGCATCGAACGGGTGGAGGAACTCGACGCCCTCGCCGCACTGGGGGTCCCGCTCGTCCAGGGCTACCTCGTGGGGCGCCCGGCCCCACCCTGGGGACAGCTCGACGTGGACCTCGCCCTGCGCCTGTCGGCCCGGTCCAGCACCGCGCCCGCGTCCACGGTGCGGGGCGTGGTCGAACCGGCCACCACCGCGGCCTCGCCGCGCTCCGCCGCCGAGCTCTTCGTCGCGGACCCGTTCCTCACCGACGTCGTGCTGCTCGACGGGCGCAGGCCGGTGGCCGTGCTGACCGAGGAGGCGGCACGCCTGGAGGTCGTCGACCCCGGACTGGTGGTGAATGTCGACACTCCCGTCGACGAAGCGCTCACGCGGTCGATCACCCGGGATCGGAGCACCCGCTTCGCTCCCCTGCTCGTGACCGACAACGCCGGCCGGTTCGTCGGCATCGCCCGCATGGAGCGGCTGATCGGGAGGATCGCGGGCCAGGCCACGCCCTCGGCGTGA
- the purF gene encoding amidophosphoribosyltransferase, protein MVRGDGQLSHDLLPGEKGPQDACGVFGVWAPGEEVAKLTYYGLYALQHRGQESAGIATSDGRRINVYKDMGLVSQVFDEATLNTLTGHIAVGHCRYSTTGSSHWANAQPTLGATAAGTVALAHNGNLTNSAELYQMVLARHGKPRAGELAQGNTTDTALVTALLAGDDDRSLEQTAMELLPSIRGAFCFVFMDEGTLYAARDAYGVRPLVLGRLERGWVVASEQAALATVGASYIREIEPGEFIAIDEDGVRSSRFASPTAAGCVFEYVYLARPDAAIAGRSVYESRVEMGRQLARENSAIADIVIPVPESGTPAAVGFAEESGIPFAHGFVKNAYVGRTFIQPSQTLRQLGIRLKLNALESVIRGKRIIVVDDSIVRGNTQRAVVRMLREAGAAEVHVKISSPPVRWPCFYGIDFASRAELIANGAAIDEISKSIGADSLAYISEDGMIAATQQPRERLCTACFTGTYPIELPDDDRLGKNLLERSNPADKSGATGCDPGPDAEFEAVLTDDDRRERV, encoded by the coding sequence ATGGTGCGCGGCGACGGACAACTCTCCCACGATCTTCTCCCCGGCGAAAAAGGACCACAGGATGCCTGCGGCGTCTTCGGTGTCTGGGCGCCCGGCGAGGAGGTGGCGAAGCTCACCTACTACGGGCTCTACGCGCTGCAGCATCGCGGGCAGGAATCGGCGGGCATCGCCACGAGCGACGGCCGCCGCATCAACGTCTACAAGGACATGGGACTGGTGTCCCAGGTCTTCGACGAGGCCACGCTCAACACCCTGACCGGCCACATCGCCGTCGGGCACTGCCGCTACTCCACCACCGGCTCCTCGCACTGGGCCAACGCACAGCCGACGCTCGGCGCCACCGCCGCGGGCACGGTCGCCCTCGCCCACAACGGCAACCTCACCAATTCCGCCGAGCTCTACCAGATGGTCCTCGCCCGCCACGGGAAGCCCCGCGCCGGGGAACTCGCGCAGGGCAACACCACGGACACCGCCCTCGTCACCGCGCTGCTCGCCGGCGACGACGACCGCTCGCTCGAGCAGACCGCGATGGAACTGCTGCCGAGCATCCGCGGCGCCTTCTGCTTCGTGTTCATGGACGAGGGGACGCTGTACGCCGCCCGCGACGCCTACGGCGTGCGCCCCCTCGTCCTCGGACGCCTCGAGCGGGGCTGGGTCGTGGCCTCCGAGCAGGCGGCGCTCGCAACCGTCGGGGCGAGCTACATCCGGGAGATCGAGCCCGGCGAGTTCATCGCCATCGACGAGGACGGCGTGCGCAGCAGCCGCTTCGCCTCACCGACCGCCGCGGGCTGCGTCTTCGAGTACGTCTACCTCGCACGGCCCGACGCCGCGATCGCCGGGCGCTCGGTGTACGAGTCCCGCGTGGAGATGGGCCGGCAGCTCGCCCGCGAGAACTCGGCGATCGCGGACATCGTGATCCCGGTCCCCGAGTCCGGCACCCCGGCCGCCGTCGGGTTCGCGGAGGAGTCCGGCATCCCCTTCGCCCACGGCTTCGTGAAGAACGCCTACGTGGGGCGCACCTTCATCCAGCCCAGCCAGACGCTCCGCCAGCTCGGGATCAGGCTCAAGCTCAATGCCCTCGAGTCGGTCATCCGCGGCAAGCGCATCATCGTCGTCGACGATTCGATCGTGCGCGGCAACACGCAGCGCGCCGTGGTCCGGATGCTGCGCGAGGCGGGCGCCGCCGAGGTCCACGTGAAGATCTCCTCGCCACCCGTGCGCTGGCCGTGCTTCTACGGGATCGACTTCGCCTCCCGCGCGGAGCTCATCGCCAACGGCGCCGCGATCGACGAGATCAGCAAGTCCATCGGCGCCGACAGCCTCGCGTACATCTCCGAGGACGGCATGATCGCCGCCACCCAGCAGCCCCGCGAGCGCCTGTGCACCGCATGCTTCACCGGTACGTACCCGATCGAACTGCCCGACGACGACCGCCTGGGCAAGAACCTGCTCGAGCGCTCCAATCCCGCCGACAAGTCCGGCGCCACGGGATGCGATCCCGGACCGGACGCAGAGTTCGAAGCCGTACTGACCGACGACGACAGGAGAGAGCGGGTATGA
- the purM gene encoding phosphoribosylformylglycinamidine cyclo-ligase has product MSVSDPITYASAGVDVEAGDRAVELMKDAVRATHGEQVLGGVGGFAGLFDVSRLLTYTRPLLATSTDGVGTKVAIAQAMDIHDTIGFDLVGMVVDDIVVVGAEPLFMTDYIACGKVVPERIADIVRGIAAGCSAAGTALVGGETAEHPGLLGEHEYDVAGAATGVVEADRVLGPERVREGDVVIGMASSGLHSNGYSLVRRVVNQAGWALDRQVSELGRTLGEELLEPTRVYASDCLALARNDAAQVHGFSHVTGGGLAANLARVLPRGLEATVDRSTWELPPIFTLVAQLGSVPLPDLERTLNLGVGMVAIVGAGGADAALAQLNAAGIPSWVMGGVRAASGGSTDGPDYVQGAKGVDGGSVRLLGAYA; this is encoded by the coding sequence ATGAGCGTGTCCGACCCCATCACGTATGCCAGTGCAGGAGTGGACGTCGAAGCGGGTGACCGCGCCGTCGAGCTCATGAAGGACGCCGTGCGGGCGACGCACGGCGAGCAGGTCCTCGGCGGGGTCGGCGGTTTCGCCGGGCTCTTCGACGTGTCCCGCCTCCTGACCTACACGCGGCCGCTGCTCGCGACGTCGACCGATGGCGTGGGCACCAAGGTGGCTATCGCGCAGGCCATGGACATCCACGACACCATCGGTTTCGACCTGGTGGGCATGGTGGTCGACGACATCGTGGTGGTCGGCGCGGAGCCGCTCTTCATGACCGACTACATCGCGTGCGGGAAGGTGGTCCCTGAGCGCATCGCGGACATCGTGCGCGGCATCGCCGCCGGCTGCTCGGCCGCCGGTACCGCCCTGGTGGGCGGCGAGACCGCCGAACACCCCGGCCTGCTCGGTGAGCACGAGTACGATGTCGCGGGCGCCGCGACGGGCGTGGTCGAGGCGGACCGCGTCCTCGGTCCCGAGCGCGTGCGCGAGGGCGACGTCGTGATCGGCATGGCGTCGTCGGGCCTGCACTCGAACGGGTACTCCCTGGTGCGGCGCGTCGTCAACCAGGCCGGGTGGGCCCTGGACCGCCAGGTCTCCGAACTCGGGCGGACGCTCGGCGAGGAACTCCTCGAGCCCACGCGCGTGTACGCGTCCGACTGCCTGGCGCTGGCCCGCAACGACGCCGCGCAGGTCCACGGTTTCAGTCATGTCACCGGCGGAGGACTCGCGGCGAACCTGGCGCGGGTGCTGCCCCGCGGGCTGGAAGCCACGGTGGACCGCTCCACCTGGGAGCTCCCGCCGATCTTCACGCTCGTCGCCCAACTCGGCTCCGTTCCGCTGCCGGACCTCGAGCGCACCCTCAACCTCGGGGTCGGGATGGTCGCGATCGTCGGGGCCGGGGGCGCCGACGCCGCGCTCGCCCAGCTCAACGCGGCCGGTATCCCCTCCTGGGTCATGGGTGGTGTGCGTGCCGCGAGCGGCGGCAGCACCGACGGACCGGACTACGTGCAGGGCGCCAAGGGCGTGGACGGCGGATCGGTGCGGCTGCTCGGCGCCTACGCCTAG
- a CDS encoding haloacid dehalogenase type II, with the protein MSTAPSVIVLDVNGTLSDLGPLAEAFTRAGLPATLTRAWFAEVLRDGFALTAAGTNPDFADLAADGLRGLLAETCGPGRYPEQVDSIMAVFRNLPLHPDAAPGLRALGCLAPLVTLSNGAPSVAESLLRRGGIRDELSRLLSVQDAPRWKPAREAYEYAAHRTGHTVGQMLLVAAHPWDIHGAGAAGLRTAWINRTGAAYPSSFARPDIEVPDLVALAGELSGP; encoded by the coding sequence ATGAGCACCGCGCCGTCCGTCATCGTCCTCGACGTCAACGGGACCCTCTCCGACCTGGGCCCTCTCGCGGAGGCGTTCACCCGGGCCGGGCTGCCTGCCACGCTCACCCGGGCGTGGTTCGCCGAAGTACTGCGCGACGGGTTCGCGCTCACGGCGGCCGGGACCAACCCGGACTTCGCCGACCTCGCCGCGGACGGCCTGCGCGGCCTCCTGGCCGAGACCTGCGGACCGGGACGGTATCCGGAGCAGGTCGACTCGATCATGGCTGTGTTCAGGAATCTCCCCCTGCACCCGGATGCAGCGCCCGGGCTCAGGGCGCTCGGCTGTCTCGCCCCCTTGGTGACGCTGAGCAACGGGGCACCCTCGGTCGCGGAGTCCCTCCTCCGGCGAGGGGGGATCCGGGACGAGCTGTCCCGCCTCCTGAGCGTCCAGGACGCTCCCCGCTGGAAGCCCGCACGCGAGGCCTACGAGTATGCGGCACACCGCACCGGGCACACCGTCGGGCAGATGCTGCTCGTGGCCGCGCACCCGTGGGACATCCACGGCGCCGGCGCTGCCGGGCTGCGAACGGCCTGGATCAACCGCACGGGCGCTGCCTACCCTTCCTCGTTCGCCAGGCCGGACATCGAGGTCCCGGACCTGGTGGCTCTCGCAGGAGAGCTGTCCGGACCCTGA
- a CDS encoding endo-1,4-beta-xylanase: MRQRRLIAGATAFGLITGAGVLTLPAAQADGPSVLLNEDFEDGSFTPLTLNGGSALSVIDADGDKALLVQGRANDYDGIRTPAGLLQAGGAYTFSAQVRLSAAAGTTTSARFLVEPAYTWVGNTTVSADAWTTVTGTFNAPAGADPATLRAYLGTGDLGAPYDYLIDDIVITGTAAPGDGGAWQPTPDPAFVPGGAANPTATPVTAARGTGNAVALTFDDGPNPGETAAVLDLLRDKGITATFCIIGQNVEAAGGADLLRRIVAEGHTLCNHGTSYDDMGPWTQSQVEADLKENLRIIRRAAGDPTLEVPYFRAPNGSWGATGDVAAALGMQPLGLGNVIFDWDGNDLSEATLIANLRRAFTPGAVVLAHDGGGDRSNTVRAVTTVVGEKLAEGWTFTLPGGGAAPAPVAVTSGFETGTDGWTARGDGVTVATSSDARTGSGSLLVTNRTQPWHGAALDVTAGLPVGVAVEVSVWARLTPGQAPASLKVSVQRNNGGGSAYDGVAGAGATVSADGWTQLKGTYTLGAAADSAQVYVEGPVGLDFLLDDFSLAPFAEKPIQTDVPGLKDVLGADGIEHVGVAIDARETVGTAADLVRRHFNAFTPENAGKPESVQPVEGQFAFTQLDQLLDFADANDVQVYGHVLAWHSQTPAWFFKDGARELTNSPADQALLKARMKAHIKGIADHIDARYPEGNSPIWAWDVVNEVIADGDTANPHDMRDSRWFQILGEGFVDEAFRLADRYFPEAALFINDYNTEMPEKRADYLDLIRALKARGVPIDGVGHQAHVDVARPVQWLEDSIEAVEALDPALLQAITELDVNASTENQGADVSGAPADPYSPAFEDDADAAAEVGYYYRDLFAMLREHSASVESVTFWGISNARTWLRTWPMARPWEQPLPFDDELQATPAYWGIVDPSRLPARPADVLPPRIADQTDIAAVSNGASGAKVAYTLPSAIDTLDGVVPLVCAPASGTRFPVGTTMVTCTATDEAGNTRTSSFDIVVTRKQAGKR; the protein is encoded by the coding sequence ATGAGACAACGACGTCTGATCGCAGGCGCCACGGCCTTCGGCCTGATCACGGGAGCCGGCGTGCTGACGCTCCCCGCTGCCCAGGCGGACGGGCCGTCCGTGCTGCTGAACGAGGATTTCGAGGACGGCAGCTTCACCCCGCTGACCCTCAACGGCGGATCCGCGCTGTCGGTGATCGACGCCGACGGCGACAAGGCCCTGCTGGTGCAGGGCCGCGCCAACGACTACGACGGCATCAGGACGCCGGCCGGCCTCCTGCAGGCGGGAGGCGCCTACACGTTCTCGGCCCAGGTCCGGCTCTCGGCGGCTGCGGGCACGACGACGTCGGCCCGCTTCCTCGTCGAGCCCGCCTACACCTGGGTCGGCAACACCACGGTCTCGGCGGACGCCTGGACCACCGTGACCGGAACCTTCAACGCCCCTGCCGGGGCGGACCCGGCGACCCTGCGGGCCTACCTCGGAACAGGAGACCTCGGTGCACCCTACGACTACCTCATCGACGACATCGTGATCACCGGGACGGCAGCACCCGGCGACGGCGGGGCCTGGCAGCCCACCCCGGATCCGGCGTTCGTCCCCGGGGGAGCCGCCAACCCGACGGCCACCCCCGTGACCGCGGCCCGCGGTACCGGCAACGCCGTCGCGCTGACGTTCGACGACGGGCCGAACCCGGGCGAGACCGCGGCCGTCCTCGATCTCCTGCGCGACAAGGGCATCACGGCCACGTTCTGCATCATCGGGCAGAACGTCGAGGCAGCGGGCGGCGCCGACCTGCTCCGGCGGATCGTCGCGGAGGGGCACACGCTGTGCAACCACGGCACCTCCTACGACGACATGGGCCCGTGGACGCAGTCGCAGGTCGAGGCGGACCTCAAGGAGAACCTGCGCATCATCCGGCGCGCCGCCGGGGACCCGACGCTGGAGGTGCCCTACTTCCGTGCACCGAACGGCAGCTGGGGCGCCACCGGCGATGTCGCCGCAGCACTCGGCATGCAGCCGCTCGGCCTCGGCAACGTCATCTTCGACTGGGACGGCAACGACCTCAGCGAGGCGACACTGATCGCGAACCTCCGCAGGGCGTTCACACCCGGCGCCGTGGTCCTCGCGCACGATGGCGGCGGCGACCGCTCGAACACCGTCAGGGCGGTCACGACCGTCGTGGGCGAGAAGCTCGCGGAGGGCTGGACGTTCACCCTGCCGGGCGGTGGCGCGGCCCCCGCTCCGGTCGCTGTGACCTCCGGTTTCGAGACCGGCACCGACGGCTGGACGGCCCGTGGCGACGGCGTCACCGTCGCCACGAGCAGCGATGCCCGCACCGGTAGCGGCAGCCTGCTCGTCACGAACCGCACGCAGCCGTGGCACGGCGCCGCGCTCGACGTGACGGCGGGACTCCCCGTGGGGGTCGCGGTGGAGGTCTCCGTGTGGGCGCGTCTCACCCCGGGCCAGGCGCCCGCGTCGCTCAAGGTGTCCGTCCAGCGGAACAACGGCGGCGGAAGCGCCTACGACGGCGTGGCCGGGGCCGGTGCGACGGTGTCGGCCGACGGCTGGACGCAACTGAAGGGTACCTACACCCTCGGCGCCGCCGCCGACAGCGCCCAGGTGTACGTCGAGGGCCCGGTGGGCCTGGACTTCCTGCTGGACGACTTCAGCCTCGCCCCGTTCGCGGAGAAGCCGATCCAGACCGACGTCCCGGGGCTGAAGGACGTGCTCGGAGCCGACGGGATCGAGCACGTCGGCGTGGCGATCGATGCGCGGGAGACCGTGGGGACCGCCGCGGACCTCGTGCGCCGGCACTTCAACGCCTTCACGCCGGAGAACGCGGGCAAGCCCGAGAGCGTGCAGCCGGTCGAGGGGCAGTTCGCCTTCACACAGCTGGACCAGCTCCTGGACTTCGCGGACGCCAACGACGTGCAGGTCTACGGGCACGTGCTCGCCTGGCACTCGCAGACCCCGGCCTGGTTCTTCAAGGACGGAGCACGTGAGCTCACGAACAGCCCGGCGGACCAGGCACTCCTCAAGGCACGCATGAAAGCCCACATCAAGGGCATCGCGGACCACATCGATGCCCGCTACCCCGAGGGGAACAGCCCCATCTGGGCCTGGGACGTGGTGAACGAGGTCATCGCGGACGGCGACACGGCCAATCCGCACGACATGCGTGACAGCCGCTGGTTCCAGATCCTCGGCGAGGGCTTCGTGGACGAGGCGTTCCGCCTGGCGGACCGCTACTTCCCCGAGGCGGCACTGTTCATCAACGACTACAACACGGAGATGCCGGAGAAGCGGGCCGACTACCTCGACCTGATCCGCGCCCTGAAGGCCAGGGGAGTGCCGATCGACGGTGTCGGCCACCAGGCCCACGTGGACGTCGCCCGGCCCGTGCAGTGGCTCGAGGACTCCATCGAGGCCGTCGAGGCACTGGACCCGGCACTCCTGCAGGCCATCACGGAACTCGACGTCAATGCCTCCACGGAGAACCAGGGCGCCGATGTCAGCGGCGCTCCCGCCGATCCGTACAGCCCGGCGTTCGAGGACGACGCGGACGCCGCGGCGGAGGTCGGGTACTACTACCGCGACCTCTTCGCGATGCTCCGGGAGCACAGCGCCTCCGTGGAGTCGGTGACGTTCTGGGGGATCAGCAACGCCCGCACCTGGCTGCGGACGTGGCCCATGGCCCGTCCCTGGGAGCAGCCGCTGCCGTTCGACGACGAGTTGCAGGCCACGCCGGCCTACTGGGGCATCGTGGATCCGTCCAGGCTGCCCGCCCGGCCCGCCGATGTGCTGCCGCCGCGGATCGCCGACCAGACGGACATCGCCGCCGTCTCCAACGGAGCCAGCGGTGCCAAGGTCGCCTACACGCTGCCGTCGGCCATCGACACCCTCGACGGCGTGGTGCCGCTCGTCTGCGCCCCGGCGTCGGGAACCCGGTTCCCGGTGGGCACCACGATGGTCACGTGCACGGCGACGGACGAGGCCGGGAACACCCGGACCAGCTCGTTCGACATCGTGGTGACCCGGAAGCAGGCGGGCAAGCGCTGA
- a CDS encoding endo-1,4-beta-xylanase, with amino-acid sequence MKVHHSIAAAVLASAMILPTAVPAFAAQDHRSQAPGIEKQDTLRRAAPRDLKIGTAVAGGGHHETQPYPAPFPNDKEYLQHLAAEFSSVSPENQLKWEYVHPERNTYRFAEMDAIVEFAQQNKQVVRGHTLFWHSQNPAWLEEGDFSKEELRAILKEHIQTVVGRYAGRIQQWDVANEIFNDNGTLRTTDNIWIRELGPEIIGDAFRWAHEADPKAKLFFNDYGVEGINAKSNAYIKLIPQLQAQGVPVDGFAIQGHLSTRYGFPGDLQANLQRFDDLGLETAITEIDVRMDVAAGTQPTAGQLAQQATYYQRALQACVSVDECNSFTIWGFTDKYSWVPVFFSGEGEATVMWNDFTRKPAYYALQDTLEQASPGRGNR; translated from the coding sequence ATGAAGGTCCATCACTCCATCGCAGCGGCGGTCCTCGCCTCGGCGATGATCCTTCCCACCGCGGTCCCCGCCTTCGCGGCCCAGGACCACAGGTCCCAGGCACCCGGGATCGAGAAGCAGGACACCCTCCGCCGGGCCGCCCCACGGGATCTCAAGATCGGGACGGCCGTCGCCGGCGGAGGCCACCACGAGACCCAGCCGTATCCGGCCCCGTTCCCCAACGACAAGGAATACCTCCAGCACCTCGCCGCCGAGTTCAGCTCCGTCTCGCCGGAGAACCAGCTCAAATGGGAGTACGTGCACCCGGAACGCAACACCTACCGCTTCGCCGAGATGGACGCCATCGTCGAGTTCGCGCAGCAGAACAAGCAGGTGGTCCGCGGACACACCCTGTTCTGGCACAGCCAGAACCCGGCCTGGCTCGAGGAGGGCGATTTCTCCAAGGAGGAGCTGCGGGCGATCCTCAAGGAGCACATCCAGACGGTCGTGGGCCGGTACGCGGGCAGGATCCAGCAGTGGGACGTCGCCAACGAGATCTTCAACGACAACGGCACCCTGCGCACCACCGACAACATCTGGATCCGCGAACTCGGTCCGGAGATCATCGGCGACGCGTTCCGCTGGGCCCACGAGGCGGACCCGAAGGCCAAGCTCTTCTTCAACGACTACGGCGTGGAAGGCATCAATGCGAAGAGCAATGCCTACATCAAGCTCATCCCGCAGCTGCAGGCCCAGGGCGTCCCCGTGGACGGCTTCGCCATCCAGGGCCACCTGAGCACGCGGTACGGATTCCCCGGAGACCTCCAGGCGAACCTCCAGCGCTTCGACGACCTCGGGCTGGAGACGGCCATCACCGAGATCGACGTGCGCATGGACGTGGCCGCCGGAACGCAGCCGACGGCCGGGCAGCTCGCCCAGCAGGCGACCTACTACCAGCGTGCACTCCAGGCGTGCGTGAGCGTGGACGAGTGCAACTCCTTCACCATCTGGGGCTTCACCGACAAGTACTCCTGGGTCCCGGTGTTCTTCTCCGGTGAGGGCGAGGCGACCGTGATGTGGAACGACTTCACCCGCAAGCCCGCCTACTACGCCCTGCAGGACACCCTCGAGCAGGCGTCCCCGGGGCGCGGCAACCGCTAG
- a CDS encoding LacI family DNA-binding transcriptional regulator — MQENTQPAVTISAIASAAGVSIPTVSRVLNGRSDVAPATRERVEALLRDYGYRRRGAAQSAPSGLVDLVFNDLDSPWAVEIIRGVEESLNAEGVSVVVSAIHRRGGADSTRKWLDTLGARTSDGAILVTTDLDSFLHAELQRLNLPVVVVDPAGVPDLEVPTIGATNWTGAVTATEHLTQQNHRRIGFVAGRPGLWCSRARLDGYRAGLDAAGIPFDPALVINGDFDYASGFAAGTELLSLPGRPTAIFAASDQMALGVYEAARQQGLRIPDDLSVIGFDDLPEAGWASPPLTTVRQPLSEMGSLAARTLVRLIRGETVESPRIELSTRLVQRASVQAMGG; from the coding sequence GTGCAGGAGAACACCCAGCCCGCGGTGACGATCTCCGCCATCGCCTCGGCGGCCGGCGTCTCCATCCCCACGGTCTCCCGCGTGCTCAACGGGCGGTCCGACGTCGCCCCGGCCACGCGTGAGCGCGTGGAGGCCCTGCTCCGCGACTACGGGTACCGGAGGCGCGGAGCGGCGCAGTCCGCGCCGTCCGGGCTCGTGGACCTCGTCTTCAACGATCTCGACAGTCCGTGGGCGGTGGAGATCATCCGCGGCGTCGAGGAGTCCCTCAACGCCGAGGGCGTGTCCGTGGTGGTCTCCGCGATCCACCGCAGGGGCGGCGCCGATTCCACCCGCAAGTGGCTCGACACCCTCGGCGCCAGGACGAGCGACGGCGCCATCCTCGTGACGACCGACCTCGACTCGTTCCTCCACGCGGAACTGCAGCGGCTCAACCTGCCCGTCGTCGTCGTGGACCCCGCCGGCGTCCCGGACCTCGAGGTCCCTACCATCGGGGCGACCAACTGGACCGGCGCCGTCACCGCGACCGAGCACCTGACCCAGCAGAACCACCGCCGCATCGGGTTCGTCGCGGGCCGCCCGGGCCTCTGGTGCAGCCGTGCGCGCCTCGACGGCTACCGGGCGGGGCTCGACGCCGCCGGGATCCCCTTCGATCCCGCGCTCGTCATCAACGGCGACTTCGACTACGCGTCGGGCTTCGCCGCCGGGACCGAGCTCCTCTCACTGCCCGGACGGCCGACCGCGATCTTCGCCGCCAGTGACCAGATGGCGCTCGGCGTGTACGAGGCGGCCCGACAGCAGGGCCTGCGCATCCCGGACGATCTCAGCGTGATCGGATTCGACGATCTCCCCGAGGCCGGGTGGGCGTCGCCGCCCCTGACGACCGTCCGCCAACCGCTCTCCGAGATGGGGAGCCTCGCCGCCCGGACGCTCGTCCGGCTCATCCGGGGCGAGACGGTGGAGAGCCCGCGCATCGAGCTCTCCACCCGGCTCGTCCAGCGGGCGAGTGTCCAGGCCATGGGTGGCTGA